A genome region from Alkalimarinus coralli includes the following:
- a CDS encoding ribonuclease R family protein, translated as MLNIDALQQLKSLKKDIKDSKEIVQGIVKGSNNRFGFVTLEGGKDIYLSPDEMLKVFPGDEVQIEVKKDEKGKEFGLIEKLIKSNLKRFAGKYVIKGNAHFVEVDVTGMSRWIFIPPNKRNKAQEHDLIDCKVIQHPIRNGKPQAEVLKVIGSINKPGIEREYVICKHQIESDWDKDALAQTNSLSEQTIIDQQQGRRDLRSLPFVTIDAASTTDMDDALFVETTEDGWTLKVAIADPTAIIPAGSALEKTALRRMTSIYFPGEPLAMLPESISTQLCSLLPKVDRLALICEIKIDSQGGLGDYSIYEATIHSRAKLSYEEVAAFLEAPADAHDLKVDSDVAPILETLATLTSTLKQWRADNALLGDERPDYRLRLNEQKKIAAIDVIEQNAAHDIVGECMVAANRCAADFLQALPSGLFVTHAGIRSERQSNVLEVARSRWADNTPDNLTEKENYVKLVRLAQQDQTLPPIKSIIARQHERSLFSSTANPHFGMGLDAYTTFTSPLRKGNDFYVHRLIKKKINAEPANILSDSELESLQEQIFTARRAVNEMEQWLKCQYIEPLKDQTFEATVVRMTSAGCQVRINENGIEGFVSTKAMPVKYSFDPNLMTLTSKAKDQFMLDQQVNVCLDSIDWKRKQIQFKVAAKPEQQDTPKTEASEAPATE; from the coding sequence ATGCTAAACATCGATGCATTACAGCAGCTAAAATCGCTCAAGAAAGACATTAAGGACAGCAAAGAAATAGTCCAGGGTATCGTCAAAGGGAGCAACAACCGTTTTGGTTTTGTAACTCTGGAGGGTGGCAAAGACATCTACCTTTCTCCTGACGAAATGTTAAAAGTATTCCCGGGCGATGAAGTTCAAATCGAAGTTAAGAAAGACGAGAAAGGCAAAGAGTTCGGGCTCATTGAAAAGCTAATCAAGTCAAACCTTAAGCGTTTTGCAGGAAAGTACGTTATCAAGGGCAATGCTCATTTTGTCGAGGTGGATGTCACCGGCATGTCTCGCTGGATTTTTATTCCACCAAACAAACGCAACAAAGCACAAGAACACGACCTGATTGATTGTAAGGTCATTCAGCACCCGATTCGAAACGGAAAACCCCAGGCAGAAGTGCTTAAAGTTATTGGCAGCATAAACAAGCCGGGTATTGAGCGCGAGTACGTAATCTGCAAACATCAAATAGAAAGCGACTGGGACAAAGACGCGCTGGCGCAAACCAATAGCCTGAGTGAGCAAACCATTATTGACCAGCAGCAAGGGCGCCGCGACCTCAGAAGTCTGCCATTTGTCACCATTGATGCGGCATCGACCACCGATATGGACGATGCGCTGTTTGTCGAGACCACTGAAGATGGCTGGACACTCAAGGTCGCTATCGCTGACCCAACCGCGATCATTCCTGCCGGGTCTGCGCTGGAAAAAACAGCGCTTAGAAGAATGACCTCGATATACTTCCCTGGCGAGCCACTGGCAATGTTGCCCGAAAGTATATCTACACAGCTTTGCTCGTTACTGCCAAAAGTTGATCGTCTGGCATTAATCTGTGAAATCAAGATCGATTCACAGGGTGGCCTTGGGGACTACAGCATCTACGAAGCCACCATTCATTCCCGTGCAAAACTCAGTTACGAAGAAGTTGCAGCATTCCTAGAGGCACCCGCTGACGCTCATGACCTCAAGGTAGACAGTGATGTTGCCCCAATACTGGAGACGCTTGCCACCCTGACCAGTACCCTCAAACAGTGGCGAGCAGACAATGCGTTGCTGGGTGACGAACGCCCGGATTACCGCCTGCGCCTAAACGAACAGAAAAAGATCGCTGCCATCGATGTCATCGAACAAAATGCGGCCCACGACATCGTCGGAGAGTGCATGGTGGCTGCCAATCGCTGCGCGGCTGACTTTCTTCAGGCACTCCCTAGCGGGCTGTTTGTCACCCATGCAGGGATAAGAAGCGAGCGCCAGAGCAATGTGCTTGAAGTGGCTCGCAGTCGCTGGGCGGACAATACGCCCGACAATCTGACCGAAAAAGAGAATTACGTTAAGCTGGTGCGACTTGCTCAACAAGACCAGACACTGCCTCCCATTAAGTCAATCATTGCTAGACAACATGAGCGCAGCCTGTTCAGCAGCACCGCCAACCCCCACTTTGGTATGGGGCTAGACGCATACACTACGTTTACTTCGCCGCTCAGGAAGGGTAATGACTTTTATGTTCACCGCCTGATTAAGAAAAAAATCAATGCTGAGCCGGCCAATATTTTAAGTGATAGCGAATTAGAATCACTGCAAGAACAGATATTTACTGCCCGCAGAGCGGTCAATGAAATGGAGCAGTGGCTCAAGTGTCAATATATTGAGCCATTAAAGGATCAAACCTTTGAGGCGACTGTGGTACGAATGACATCCGCAGGCTGTCAGGTGAGGATTAACGAAAATGGCATCGAAGGATTTGTCTCCACCAAAGCGATGCCTGTTAAATACAGCTTCGACCCTAACCTGATGACGCTGACCAGCAAGGCCAAAGACCAGTTTATGCTTGATCAGCAGGTTAACGTCTGTTTAGACAGTATCGACTGGAAACGAAAACAGATTCAGTTCAAAGTAGCAGCTAAACCCGAACAGCAGGACACACCTAAAACAGAGGCCTCTGAAGCACCTGCAACAGAATGA
- a CDS encoding DUF4194 domain-containing protein, translated as MIVTQSLEKALSQEGITLTEFSELVLRLLDYSVICREESQVEQNLYDRFLRVEPLVQDYLSVLHIRLLHESQFQYIRAYPPGAEVPGMHDEQYQPFNSGLRQRLSQQEIAVILVLRSQYDKSLREGAVDDHGQVLISLEALSIAMHNLLGRALPEHMLDRKKLFSRLKQLRLIQYGAEDEVSNGDAWIRIRPMIVSFVSDEALSALQGAEPGDEPLSDEALSELKEESQTADCE; from the coding sequence ATGATCGTGACCCAATCTCTGGAAAAAGCACTCAGCCAGGAAGGCATTACACTGACTGAGTTCAGTGAGCTTGTTCTACGACTGCTTGACTATAGCGTAATCTGCCGTGAAGAAAGCCAGGTAGAACAGAACCTTTATGACCGTTTTTTACGCGTCGAGCCACTGGTTCAGGACTATTTATCAGTGCTACATATACGCCTGCTGCATGAAAGCCAGTTTCAGTATATACGCGCCTACCCGCCCGGTGCTGAAGTACCAGGCATGCATGATGAACAATATCAGCCATTCAACAGTGGCTTAAGGCAGCGCCTCAGTCAGCAGGAAATTGCCGTTATCCTGGTGCTTCGCTCTCAGTATGATAAATCACTCCGAGAGGGCGCTGTCGATGATCACGGCCAGGTACTCATATCCCTCGAAGCCCTCAGTATCGCGATGCACAATTTGCTTGGTCGAGCACTGCCCGAGCATATGCTCGACCGGAAAAAGCTGTTTAGCCGACTAAAACAACTGCGCTTAATTCAATATGGTGCCGAAGATGAAGTTTCAAATGGTGACGCATGGATTCGTATTCGCCCGATGATCGTGAGCTTTGTCAGCGATGAAGCATTATCTGCGCTGCAAGGTGCAGAACCTGGCGATGAGCCGCTGAGCGACGAAGCGTTGTCGGAGCTCAAAGAAGAAAGCCAAACGGCTGACTGCGAATAG
- a CDS encoding Wadjet anti-phage system protein JetA family protein, producing the protein MFFTDNREQFFRPLTSKYREVVVECVRLLYLRLYSSMADYGHSLRRGQLIEIFQEAITRAPELEYGEDDDAIATRTDREKANWILNILLDNGWLEVQLDEVSLQSTYRFSRIGRLFSQPFVELKGTQVRTRHRNTRNTRNALSAFLEQGEIHDLLDAFEYSERIISDFTDVIAELEDRKRELVKEIDMRELVQKASDEFFDFMEKRFQPDLSVRLSADSVEKHRDDMINLIHKIRGQSKGFKAEAEHKLREFLPDMIVEGQSLLWIILDRIEVRLSNACEIMLPALRTALKNFTKRADIIIRQLNYLASQQHNDVVAICQSLKDLDAESADKRLAKAGQLMSGLKLELVDPAQNTLRDNRTRRIVDSLVAEDHAVDESARKELFIQHALDQAFNINQQDLRNFLVRSLRGGEKINTKNLQIVQASDLLAATHAIEIAAANNLSSEYRFNVVPTGDVTSNDYLLAADDFTIEIEDLTDKNAVGQNNVQTLTT; encoded by the coding sequence ATGTTTTTTACCGATAATCGCGAACAGTTTTTTCGTCCTCTTACCAGCAAGTACAGAGAGGTCGTTGTTGAGTGCGTCAGGCTTTTATACCTCCGACTTTATAGCTCTATGGCCGACTATGGCCACTCTCTGAGAAGAGGTCAGCTCATAGAGATTTTTCAGGAAGCCATTACCCGTGCTCCAGAGCTTGAGTATGGAGAAGATGATGATGCCATCGCCACCCGCACTGACCGGGAGAAAGCGAACTGGATTCTCAACATATTGCTGGACAACGGCTGGTTGGAAGTTCAACTCGACGAAGTCTCACTGCAAAGCACTTACCGGTTTAGTCGCATCGGCCGACTCTTTTCTCAACCCTTTGTAGAGCTTAAAGGGACACAGGTTCGCACCCGCCACCGCAACACTCGTAACACCCGCAATGCGCTCAGCGCCTTTTTAGAACAGGGCGAAATACACGACCTGCTGGATGCCTTTGAGTACTCAGAGCGTATCATCAGTGACTTCACCGACGTCATTGCCGAGCTGGAAGACCGCAAGCGAGAGCTGGTTAAAGAGATCGACATGCGGGAGCTGGTTCAAAAAGCCAGCGACGAATTTTTTGATTTTATGGAGAAGCGTTTTCAACCCGATCTTTCGGTCAGACTGTCAGCCGACAGCGTTGAAAAGCACCGTGATGATATGATCAACCTGATCCATAAAATCCGAGGGCAATCTAAAGGCTTTAAAGCTGAAGCGGAACACAAACTGCGCGAGTTTTTACCCGACATGATTGTTGAAGGGCAGTCGCTGCTATGGATCATTCTTGACCGGATAGAAGTAAGGCTTTCAAATGCCTGCGAAATCATGCTGCCGGCACTGCGTACTGCACTGAAAAACTTTACCAAACGCGCTGATATTATCATCCGCCAGCTTAACTATCTCGCCAGCCAGCAGCACAATGATGTGGTCGCCATTTGTCAGTCATTAAAAGACCTTGATGCCGAAAGTGCCGATAAACGATTAGCAAAAGCTGGCCAGTTGATGTCTGGTTTGAAGCTGGAGCTCGTTGACCCTGCACAGAACACATTACGCGACAATCGCACCCGGCGCATCGTTGACTCGCTGGTGGCAGAAGATCATGCGGTTGATGAATCTGCGCGCAAAGAGCTGTTCATCCAACACGCGCTTGATCAGGCATTCAATATCAACCAGCAAGACCTGCGTAACTTTCTGGTGCGCTCGCTTAGAGGCGGCGAGAAAATCAATACCAAAAACTTGCAAATCGTACAGGCAAGCGACCTTTTGGCAGCAACCCATGCCATCGAAATTGCTGCCGCAAACAACCTCTCCAGTGAATATCGTTTTAATGTCGTTCCAACGGGGGATGTCACCAGCAACGACTATTTACTGGCCGCAGATGATTTCACCATAGAAATTGAAGACCTGACCGACAAAAACGCGGTGGGCCAAAACAACGTCCAAACATTAACCACCTGA
- a CDS encoding substrate-binding periplasmic protein: MLKGKRLLAWCSLCVTVIVSAPSAWSEELIFTYWNEALEPFAIRSNNKLVGGMVKDIGDELAERANLKPKYIELPTKRVAIMVTSGEAHVSCLTNPKWEEKPDNYHWSSVLFEGTDNYLIRLEDVNTLNSVADFEGKRIGTYNGYVYNQEIMSLFAEGKAESVPVGSLATGMRLVEMGRLDTVIDFGAIIEYEIKKQGLENKLAIATVDADVFGLHCSYSLKMPYDAEMLDNHLLDMKKEGFFEQLQARYR, translated from the coding sequence ATGTTGAAAGGTAAAAGGCTTCTTGCTTGGTGCTCATTATGCGTCACTGTTATTGTGTCTGCACCGTCTGCTTGGTCAGAAGAGTTAATCTTTACCTATTGGAATGAGGCGCTGGAGCCTTTTGCTATCCGCTCTAACAATAAGTTAGTTGGAGGGATGGTTAAAGATATCGGCGACGAGTTGGCTGAAAGAGCCAACTTGAAACCGAAATATATCGAGCTGCCAACAAAGCGTGTTGCCATTATGGTAACAAGTGGCGAGGCTCATGTGAGTTGTTTGACCAACCCTAAATGGGAAGAAAAGCCGGATAATTATCACTGGTCATCGGTTTTGTTTGAAGGGACTGACAATTATTTAATACGGCTGGAGGATGTGAATACGCTGAACAGCGTGGCAGACTTTGAAGGCAAGCGGATTGGCACTTACAACGGTTACGTGTACAACCAAGAGATTATGTCGCTGTTCGCTGAAGGAAAGGCAGAGTCTGTGCCGGTGGGTAGCCTTGCTACAGGTATGAGACTGGTGGAGATGGGGCGGCTTGATACTGTTATTGATTTTGGCGCTATTATTGAGTACGAAATCAAAAAGCAGGGGCTGGAAAACAAACTTGCCATTGCGACGGTTGATGCCGATGTGTTTGGTCTGCACTGCTCTTATTCACTAAAAATGCCTTACGATGCAGAAATGCTGGACAATCATCTGCTGGATATGAAAAAGGAAGGTTTTTTTGAGCAGTTGCAAGCGCGTTATCGGTAA
- a CDS encoding DUF2505 domain-containing protein: MEARDKHSYTQDVDTVFKYFCNAEQVKAKQEALGARNINLVKFEATDTTLEVIIEREVPAEVPRAMKKFLSEWNHVKQVEHWSGTPGEQYHCDISIEINGVPVTIAGTMDLAAEANGCSNTVCLDINCGIPLVGKKLAELVASQSKTSMQEEYQYIKSALDQ; encoded by the coding sequence ATGGAAGCACGCGACAAACATAGCTACACCCAAGATGTAGATACAGTATTTAAGTACTTTTGCAATGCCGAGCAGGTTAAAGCCAAGCAGGAAGCTCTGGGCGCCAGAAACATTAACTTGGTTAAATTTGAGGCGACCGACACAACCCTTGAGGTCATCATTGAACGCGAAGTGCCCGCAGAAGTGCCACGAGCCATGAAAAAGTTTCTTAGCGAGTGGAACCATGTTAAGCAAGTCGAGCACTGGAGTGGCACGCCCGGTGAGCAGTATCACTGCGATATTTCAATTGAGATTAATGGTGTTCCGGTAACTATTGCTGGCACCATGGATCTGGCTGCCGAAGCCAACGGCTGTTCTAACACCGTCTGTTTAGATATCAACTGTGGCATTCCGTTAGTCGGTAAAAAGCTGGCAGAACTGGTCGCCAGCCAGTCTAAGACATCAATGCAGGAAGAGTACCAGTACATTAAGTCGGCACTGGATCAGTAG